One stretch of Oceanimonas pelagia DNA includes these proteins:
- a CDS encoding tetratricopeptide repeat protein — protein MTRLPLLLLCCCLSVSAAEPLATDAATPATLAVDLDGLKAVPLYEESELIGLINQNRHLQRVRDQDECQLVQDIEARAEVLRLPSYQFLWGDMLAWGVCVPAEPRRGLQMLWAAARQGLPAALEQLGRYYYAGTLVQQNRERAEPLMQEAASLGLEKAQLTWAAWLLEGAGSPLDYPQAYLWLKQIVTDDKSRYRQAERLSQGLAARMPAHTVKALNHQLLY, from the coding sequence ATGACGCGTTTGCCCCTGTTGTTGCTGTGCTGTTGTTTGTCGGTGTCGGCGGCCGAGCCCCTGGCCACGGATGCTGCCACGCCTGCCACCCTGGCGGTGGATCTGGACGGGCTCAAGGCCGTGCCCCTGTACGAAGAAAGCGAGCTGATCGGGCTTATCAACCAGAACCGCCACCTGCAGCGGGTGCGGGATCAGGATGAGTGCCAGCTGGTGCAGGACATCGAGGCCCGGGCCGAGGTCCTGCGGCTGCCGTCCTACCAGTTTCTGTGGGGCGACATGCTGGCCTGGGGGGTGTGCGTGCCCGCCGAGCCGCGTCGGGGACTGCAAATGCTGTGGGCGGCGGCCCGCCAGGGACTGCCCGCGGCCCTGGAGCAACTGGGGCGTTACTATTATGCGGGCACCCTGGTGCAGCAAAACCGGGAGCGGGCCGAGCCGCTGATGCAGGAAGCGGCCAGCCTGGGGCTGGAAAAGGCACAGCTGACCTGGGCCGCCTGGCTGCTGGAGGGGGCCGGCAGCCCGCTGGACTATCCCCAGGCCTATTTGTGGCTCAAGCAGATTGTCACCGATGACAAAAGCCGCTACCGGCAAGCGGAGCGCCTGAGTCAGGGCCTGGCGGCGCGCATGCCGGCGCACACCGTCAAGGCATTGAACCACCAGCTGTTATACTGA
- a CDS encoding MFS transporter, whose product MPITVWGLAIAQALLASGNILLVSVSALIGQQLASAPWQITLPVACQFTGLIAATLPAAHLMQRLGRKAGFVLGNLFGLLGAWVALQGLTATSLILFACGTFLTGIAIGVGQQYRFAALEACDSGRHARAISLVMAGGILAAVIGPNLAVWSQGWHDGSAYAGAFYGLLGLYALALLLILLLPLPAATPVRPGERLRAYGELFRQPLLLAAVASGMIGYGIMVLLMTATPLAMDGHSHDFPATAMVIQWHVLGMFVPSFFTGNLIRRFGTRKVILWGCAALLLSVLVNLSGTGFWHYWWGLLWLGVGWNFTFIGATHLLTFSYRPAEKARVQGINEFMVFSAAALGSLFAGQGVVLLGWSGLNLFAVPWILLVFALIWRLNMREPVAA is encoded by the coding sequence ATGCCGATCACCGTGTGGGGGCTGGCCATCGCCCAGGCGCTGCTGGCCTCGGGCAATATTTTGCTGGTGTCGGTGTCGGCGCTGATCGGCCAGCAACTGGCCAGCGCGCCCTGGCAGATCACCCTGCCGGTGGCCTGCCAGTTTACCGGCCTGATCGCCGCCACCCTGCCGGCGGCACACCTGATGCAGCGGCTGGGCCGCAAGGCGGGCTTTGTGCTGGGCAACCTGTTCGGCTTGCTGGGGGCTTGGGTGGCGCTGCAGGGGCTGACGGCGACCAGCCTGATCCTGTTTGCCTGTGGCACCTTTCTCACCGGCATCGCCATCGGGGTGGGCCAGCAATACCGCTTTGCCGCGCTGGAAGCCTGCGACAGCGGCCGGCATGCCCGGGCCATCAGCCTGGTGATGGCCGGCGGCATACTGGCGGCGGTGATCGGCCCCAACCTGGCGGTGTGGTCCCAGGGCTGGCATGACGGCAGTGCCTATGCCGGTGCCTTTTACGGCCTGCTGGGCCTGTATGCGCTGGCGCTGCTGCTGATCCTGCTGCTGCCGTTGCCGGCGGCGACCCCGGTGCGGCCCGGCGAACGGCTGCGGGCCTACGGCGAGCTGTTTCGTCAGCCGCTGCTGCTGGCGGCGGTGGCTTCGGGCATGATCGGCTACGGCATCATGGTGCTGCTGATGACCGCCACGCCGCTGGCGATGGACGGTCACAGCCACGACTTTCCTGCCACCGCCATGGTGATCCAGTGGCATGTGCTGGGCATGTTTGTGCCGTCCTTTTTTACCGGCAATCTTATCCGCCGCTTTGGCACCCGCAAGGTCATTCTCTGGGGCTGTGCGGCGCTGCTGCTGAGTGTGCTGGTGAACCTGTCCGGCACCGGTTTCTGGCACTATTGGTGGGGGCTGCTATGGCTGGGCGTGGGCTGGAATTTCACCTTTATCGGCGCCACCCACCTGCTTACCTTCAGCTACCGGCCGGCAGAAAAGGCCAGAGTGCAGGGCATCAACGAGTTTATGGTGTTCAGCGCCGCCGCCCTCGGCAGTCTGTTTGCCGGCCAGGGCGTGGTGCTGCTGGGCTGGAGCGGTCTGAACCTGTTTGCCGTGCCCTGGATTTTGCTGGTATTCGCCCTGATCTGGCGGCTCAATATGCGGGAGCCGGTGGCAGCCTGA
- a CDS encoding cytochrome C assembly family protein — MELLAVLAMAFYLLAAFACVHNLFNPHNQGRRYGLLAAVCALLLHGTWLVNTVVLVPGQNLSMLNVASLVSLIVAGLMTLLVTRFNVWVLMPVVYGFALLLLVADMLLPGHYTMHLETRPEVLVHITLGLMSYSLLGIACLLAILLGFLDHRLKKHKLTNLPAMPPLMTLERYLFRLIFAGVVLLTLSISSGLFFLQEMFSPGKVHKAVLTIIAWCVYVGLLWGHHRLGWRGRKVIWTSVAGSLLLTLAYFGSRFVREVLLGS; from the coding sequence ATGGAACTGCTTGCTGTTCTGGCGATGGCGTTTTACCTGTTGGCGGCCTTTGCCTGCGTGCACAACCTGTTTAACCCGCACAACCAGGGGCGCCGCTACGGCCTGCTGGCCGCGGTGTGTGCCCTGCTGCTGCACGGCACCTGGCTGGTCAATACGGTGGTGCTGGTGCCGGGGCAGAACCTGAGCATGCTTAACGTTGCCTCACTGGTCAGTCTGATCGTGGCCGGCCTGATGACCCTGCTGGTGACCCGCTTCAACGTCTGGGTGCTGATGCCGGTGGTGTACGGTTTTGCCTTGCTGCTGCTGGTGGCCGACATGCTGCTGCCCGGCCATTACACCATGCATCTGGAAACCCGTCCCGAGGTGCTGGTGCACATCACCCTGGGACTGATGTCCTACTCGCTGCTGGGCATTGCCTGCCTGCTGGCCATTCTGCTCGGTTTTCTCGACCACCGGCTGAAGAAACACAAGCTCACCAACCTGCCCGCCATGCCGCCGCTGATGACCCTGGAGCGTTATCTGTTCCGGTTGATCTTTGCCGGCGTAGTACTGCTGACCCTGTCCATTTCCAGCGGCCTGTTCTTTTTGCAGGAAATGTTCAGCCCTGGCAAGGTACACAAGGCGGTGCTCACCATTATCGCCTGGTGCGTGTATGTGGGCCTGCTGTGGGGCCATCACCGCCTGGGCTGGCGGGGGCGCAAGGTGATCTGGACCAGCGTGGCCGGCAGCCTGCTGCTGACCCTGGCCTATTTTGGCAGCCGCTTCGTGCGGGAAGTTCTGCTCGGTTCTTGA
- a CDS encoding Rrf2 family transcriptional regulator produces the protein MKLTTYTDFGLRALMYLATLPRGELTSVARVSALYDVSRNHMVKVINQLAREGYIHALRGKNGGIRLAKEPKDINVGRVIRLLEHNLRGIDCGSPACQLVPACRLRNALGQAMEAFLQVMEGYTLADLVGNRDELMTIFSHLEAESLRRSAG, from the coding sequence ATGAAGCTGACCACCTATACCGACTTCGGCCTGCGGGCCCTGATGTATCTGGCCACCCTGCCGCGGGGCGAGCTCACCAGTGTGGCCCGGGTATCGGCACTGTACGATGTGTCGCGCAATCACATGGTCAAGGTGATCAATCAGCTGGCGCGGGAAGGCTACATTCACGCCCTGCGCGGCAAGAACGGCGGCATTCGCCTGGCTAAAGAGCCGAAAGACATCAATGTGGGTCGGGTGATCCGGCTGCTGGAGCACAACCTCAGGGGCATTGACTGTGGCAGTCCGGCCTGTCAGCTGGTGCCGGCCTGCCGGCTGAGGAACGCCCTGGGGCAGGCGATGGAGGCGTTCTTGCAGGTGATGGAGGGTTACACCCTGGCGGATCTGGTGGGCAACCGGGACGAGCTGATGACCATCTTCAGCCATCTGGAAGCGGAAAGCCTGCGCCGCAGCGCAGGCTGA
- the rimM gene encoding ribosome maturation factor RimM (Essential for efficient processing of 16S rRNA), giving the protein MSEPVIVGRLGAVYGIKGWLKVNSFTEQPDGIFDYQPWLIRDGKGWREIQVTGWKRHNKSLICKLADIDQREEAQALTGADIAVSAEALPSLPADEFYWRDLVGCQVKNTQGYDLGVVSQLMETGSNDVLVVKANANDAFGQRERLIPFLEQQVIKSVNIQDRVIEVEWDPDF; this is encoded by the coding sequence GTGAGTGAACCTGTCATAGTAGGCCGCCTGGGCGCCGTTTACGGCATTAAGGGCTGGTTGAAAGTCAACTCCTTTACCGAACAGCCCGATGGCATTTTCGATTATCAGCCCTGGCTGATAAGAGATGGCAAAGGCTGGCGTGAAATTCAGGTCACTGGATGGAAACGCCACAACAAGAGCCTGATTTGCAAGCTGGCCGATATCGACCAGCGTGAAGAGGCTCAGGCACTGACCGGTGCCGACATCGCAGTCAGCGCCGAGGCTCTGCCCTCGCTGCCGGCGGATGAATTTTACTGGCGCGATCTGGTCGGTTGTCAGGTGAAAAACACCCAGGGGTATGACCTCGGTGTGGTGTCTCAGCTGATGGAAACCGGCTCCAACGACGTGCTGGTGGTCAAAGCCAATGCCAACGACGCATTTGGTCAACGGGAACGGTTGATTCCGTTTCTGGAACAACAGGTGATCAAGTCCGTGAACATTCAGGACCGAGTCATCGAAGTAGAGTGGGATCCGGATTTTTAA
- the mazG gene encoding nucleoside triphosphate pyrophosphohydrolase, which translates to MEQHHYSLTDLLAIMAALRDPENGCPWDLKQDFASIVPHTLEEAYEVADTIARRAWDELPGELGDLLFQVVFYARLGEEQSRFNFGDVVQAISAKLVSRHPHVFGNARFDDEAAIKANWEATKSGERKARDAAATSALDDIPLALPALTRAHKIQKRCAAVGFDWRELPPVVDKIREELDEVMEEVNRPERDADRIADELGDLLFATVNLVRHLQQEPESVLRRANDKFERRFRAVEQLLTADGKDSRACSLAELDHYWNRVKDGEG; encoded by the coding sequence ATGGAACAACATCATTATTCGCTGACCGATTTGCTGGCGATCATGGCCGCGTTGCGGGATCCGGAAAACGGCTGCCCCTGGGATCTGAAACAGGACTTCGCCAGCATAGTGCCGCATACCCTGGAAGAAGCCTACGAAGTGGCCGACACCATTGCCCGCCGGGCCTGGGACGAGTTGCCCGGGGAGCTCGGGGATCTGCTGTTTCAGGTGGTATTTTACGCCCGCCTGGGCGAGGAGCAGTCCCGTTTCAATTTTGGCGATGTGGTGCAGGCCATCAGCGCCAAGCTGGTCAGCCGCCATCCTCATGTGTTTGGCAACGCCCGTTTCGATGACGAGGCCGCCATCAAGGCCAACTGGGAGGCCACCAAGTCCGGGGAGCGCAAGGCACGCGATGCCGCGGCCACCAGTGCTCTGGATGACATTCCCCTGGCGCTGCCGGCGCTGACCCGGGCTCATAAAATCCAGAAGCGCTGCGCCGCCGTTGGGTTTGACTGGCGTGAGCTGCCACCGGTGGTGGACAAGATTCGGGAAGAGCTGGACGAAGTGATGGAGGAAGTGAACCGTCCCGAGCGCGATGCAGATCGTATCGCCGATGAGCTGGGGGACCTGTTGTTCGCCACCGTCAACCTGGTGCGTCACCTTCAGCAGGAGCCAGAAAGCGTGTTGCGCCGGGCCAACGACAAGTTCGAGCGCCGTTTTCGCGCCGTGGAGCAATTGCTCACCGCCGATGGCAAGGACAGCCGCGCCTGCTCGCTGGCAGAGCTGGACCATTACTGGAACCGGGTCAAGGACGGCGAGGGCTGA
- the rpsP gene encoding 30S ribosomal protein S16, whose product MVTIRLQRGGAKKRPFYQVVVADSRYARDGRFIEKVGFFNPIAAGQAEKLRLDLERINHWVAQGASLSERVAKLVKDASKAAA is encoded by the coding sequence ATGGTAACCATTCGTTTACAACGTGGTGGCGCGAAAAAGCGTCCGTTCTACCAGGTAGTAGTTGCAGACAGCCGCTACGCTCGCGATGGTCGTTTCATCGAGAAAGTAGGCTTCTTCAACCCGATCGCCGCCGGCCAGGCAGAAAAACTGCGTCTGGACCTGGAGCGCATCAACCACTGGGTAGCCCAGGGTGCAAGCCTCTCCGAGCGCGTGGCCAAGCTGGTCAAAGACGCTTCCAAAGCCGCCGCCTGA
- the rplS gene encoding 50S ribosomal protein L19: protein MSNIIKQLEEEQLRKDIPDFGPGDTVRVQVRVVEGGKERLQAYEGIVIAKRNRGLHSSFTVRKISNGEGVERTFQTHSPLIGSVEVKRRGAVRRAKLYYLRDRSGKSARIKERLATK, encoded by the coding sequence ATGAGCAACATCATCAAGCAGCTTGAAGAAGAACAACTGCGCAAGGACATTCCCGACTTTGGTCCGGGTGACACCGTGCGTGTACAGGTACGCGTTGTAGAAGGCGGCAAAGAGCGTCTGCAGGCTTACGAAGGCATCGTTATCGCCAAGCGTAACCGCGGTCTGCACTCTTCCTTCACCGTGCGCAAAATCTCCAACGGTGAAGGCGTTGAGCGTACCTTCCAGACTCACAGCCCGCTGATCGGCAGCGTGGAAGTGAAGCGTCGTGGCGCCGTGCGTCGTGCCAAGCTTTACTACCTGCGCGACCGCTCCGGCAAGTCTGCTCGTATCAAAGAGCGTCTCGCCACCAAATAA
- the ffh gene encoding signal recognition particle protein, protein MFENLTERLSRTLKNISGRGRLTEDNIKETLREVRMALLEADVALPVVREFVNRVKERAVGQEVSKSLSPGQAFIKIVNAELVAVMGEANEALDLAVSPPAVVLMAGLQGAGKTTSVGKLAKYLKEREKKKVLVVSADVYRPAAIKQLETLAADLEVECFPSDISQKPVDIGRNAVEHARKKFFDVVLVDTAGRLHVDEDMMTEIQQLHAAIEPVETLFVVDAMTGQDAANTAKAFSEALPLTGVILTKADGDARGGAALSVRHITGKPIKFIGMGEKVDALEPFHPDRVASRILGMGDVLSLIDQMERSVDKNKAAEMAQKLKKGKGFDLEDFRDQLVQMRNMGGMMSLMDKLPGMNQLPDNLKDQVNDKLTVRMEAIINSMTPKERRHPELIKGSRKRRIALGSGTEVQEVNKLLKQFTQMQKMMKKMSGKGGMRKMMSQMQGMMGPGGLGGGGRRGPF, encoded by the coding sequence ATGTTTGAGAATCTCACCGAAAGGCTGTCGCGCACGCTGAAAAACATCAGCGGCCGCGGACGCCTGACCGAAGACAATATCAAGGAAACCCTGCGCGAAGTGCGCATGGCTCTGCTCGAAGCCGACGTCGCCCTGCCGGTGGTGCGGGAGTTCGTCAACCGGGTCAAGGAACGGGCGGTGGGCCAGGAGGTTTCCAAGTCCCTGAGCCCGGGCCAGGCCTTTATCAAGATCGTCAACGCCGAGCTGGTGGCGGTGATGGGCGAGGCCAACGAAGCCCTCGACCTGGCGGTGAGCCCGCCGGCGGTGGTATTGATGGCGGGCCTGCAGGGGGCCGGTAAAACCACCTCGGTGGGCAAGCTGGCCAAGTACCTGAAGGAGCGGGAAAAGAAGAAGGTGCTGGTGGTCAGTGCCGACGTCTATCGTCCGGCGGCGATCAAGCAGCTCGAGACCCTGGCGGCGGATCTGGAGGTGGAATGCTTCCCCAGCGACATCAGCCAGAAGCCGGTGGACATCGGCCGCAACGCCGTGGAGCACGCCCGCAAGAAATTCTTTGACGTGGTGCTGGTGGATACCGCCGGTCGTCTGCATGTCGACGAAGACATGATGACCGAGATCCAGCAGTTGCACGCCGCCATCGAGCCGGTGGAAACCCTGTTCGTGGTGGACGCCATGACCGGTCAGGACGCCGCCAACACCGCCAAGGCCTTCAGCGAGGCGCTGCCGCTCACCGGGGTGATCCTCACCAAGGCCGACGGTGACGCCCGGGGCGGTGCTGCGCTGTCGGTGCGCCACATTACCGGCAAGCCGATCAAGTTTATCGGTATGGGTGAAAAGGTCGATGCCCTTGAACCCTTCCACCCGGACCGGGTGGCCTCGCGCATTCTGGGCATGGGCGACGTGCTGTCGCTGATCGACCAGATGGAGCGCTCGGTGGACAAGAACAAGGCCGCCGAAATGGCCCAGAAGCTCAAGAAGGGCAAGGGCTTTGATCTGGAAGACTTCCGTGACCAGCTGGTGCAGATGCGCAACATGGGCGGCATGATGAGCCTGATGGACAAGTTGCCGGGCATGAACCAGCTGCCCGACAACCTCAAGGATCAGGTCAACGACAAGCTCACCGTGCGCATGGAAGCCATCATCAACTCCATGACGCCGAAAGAGCGCCGTCATCCGGAGCTGATCAAGGGCAGCCGCAAGCGCCGTATTGCGCTGGGCTCGGGCACCGAGGTGCAGGAAGTGAACAAGCTGCTCAAGCAGTTCACCCAGATGCAGAAAATGATGAAGAAAATGTCCGGCAAGGGTGGCATGCGCAAGATGATGAGCCAGATGCAGGGCATGATGGGACCGGGGGGACTGGGCGGCGGTGGCCGTCGCGGGCCATTCTGA
- a CDS encoding HlyC/CorC family transporter: MDDISTGALTGILIALLFVSAFFSSSETGMMSLNRYRLRHLVQSRHKAATRVEKLLSRPDRLIGLILIGNNLVNILASAIATLLAIRLFGDYGVAVATIGLTLAVLIFSEVTPKTLAALYPEKVAFPASIILRPLMVLLYPAVWTINAISNGLLALFRINPKGGEDTAITSEELRTIVNEAGGLIPRRHQDMLVSILDLEKVTVDDIMVPRNEIYGIDITQDWKSINRRLLQSPHTKVLLYRDNIDDALGFIHARDALRLLAKEELCKPSLMRAARELYFIPEATPLNVQLLKFQRNKERIGLIVDEYGDIQGLITLDDILEEIVGDFTTTISPTLSDEIKPQDDGSYLIEGSASIRDLNKELNWNLPTDGPRSLNGLILEYLEDIPEANIGLRLAGYPIEILEVENNVIKQVRVQPQYYLPGHP; encoded by the coding sequence TTGGACGACATATCGACGGGTGCGCTTACCGGCATCCTGATTGCACTGCTGTTTGTTTCCGCCTTTTTCTCCAGCTCCGAAACCGGCATGATGTCGCTCAACCGTTACCGGTTGCGGCACCTGGTGCAAAGCCGCCACAAGGCCGCCACCCGGGTTGAAAAGCTGCTGTCACGCCCGGACCGCCTGATTGGCCTCATCCTGATAGGCAACAACCTGGTCAACATTCTGGCCTCCGCCATTGCCACCCTGCTGGCCATTCGCCTGTTTGGCGACTACGGCGTGGCCGTGGCCACCATCGGCCTGACCCTGGCGGTGCTGATCTTCTCGGAAGTCACCCCCAAGACCCTGGCCGCGCTCTACCCGGAAAAGGTGGCCTTTCCCGCCTCCATTATTCTGCGGCCCCTGATGGTGCTGCTGTATCCGGCGGTGTGGACCATCAACGCCATTTCCAACGGCCTGCTGGCACTGTTTCGCATCAACCCCAAGGGCGGCGAAGACACCGCCATCACCTCTGAGGAATTGCGCACCATCGTCAACGAGGCCGGAGGCCTTATTCCCCGCCGCCACCAGGACATGCTGGTGTCGATTCTGGATCTGGAAAAGGTGACGGTGGACGACATCATGGTGCCGCGCAACGAGATCTACGGCATCGACATCACTCAGGACTGGAAGAGCATCAACCGCCGCCTGCTGCAAAGCCCTCACACCAAGGTGCTGCTGTACCGGGACAACATCGACGATGCTCTGGGCTTTATTCACGCCCGCGACGCCCTGCGCCTGCTGGCCAAGGAGGAGTTGTGCAAGCCCAGCCTGATGCGGGCGGCCCGGGAACTGTATTTTATTCCCGAGGCCACGCCGCTCAATGTGCAGTTGCTCAAATTCCAGCGCAACAAGGAGCGCATTGGCCTGATTGTGGACGAGTACGGCGATATTCAGGGCCTGATCACCCTGGATGACATTCTGGAAGAAATAGTGGGTGACTTCACCACCACCATCAGCCCCACCCTGAGCGACGAGATCAAGCCCCAGGACGACGGCTCCTACCTGATTGAAGGCTCCGCCAGCATTCGGGATCTGAACAAGGAGCTGAACTGGAACCTGCCCACCGACGGCCCCCGTTCTCTTAACGGACTTATTCTGGAGTATCTGGAAGACATTCCCGAGGCCAATATCGGCCTGCGTCTGGCGGGTTACCCGATAGAGATCCTGGAAGTGGAAAACAACGTGATCAAGCAGGTGCGGGTGCAGCCCCAGTACTACCTGCCGGGGCACCCTTGA
- the trmD gene encoding tRNA (guanosine(37)-N1)-methyltransferase TrmD: protein MWIGVVSLFPEMFRAVSDYGVTGRAVKEGLLTFESWNPRDFTRDKHRTVDDRPYGGGPGMLMMVQPLRDAIAAARAAAGEGARVIYLSPQGRRLDQQGVRELATQDKLILVAGRYEGVDERVIEADIDEEWSVGDYVLSGGELPAMVLIDAVARLVPGVLGDMASAEQDSFSEGLLDHPHYTRPEQLEGMAVPEVLLSGNHADIERWRMQQSLGRTWLRRPELLNNLALTDEQEQLLAQFVREQQDKQ from the coding sequence ATGTGGATAGGGGTCGTCAGCCTCTTCCCGGAGATGTTCCGGGCAGTCAGTGACTACGGGGTCACCGGTAGGGCCGTGAAAGAAGGCCTGCTGACATTTGAAAGCTGGAATCCGCGGGATTTCACCCGGGATAAACACCGCACTGTCGACGACAGACCCTACGGGGGCGGACCGGGCATGCTGATGATGGTGCAACCATTGCGCGACGCCATAGCGGCGGCGCGGGCAGCGGCGGGCGAGGGCGCCAGGGTAATTTACCTTTCCCCTCAGGGCCGCAGGCTGGATCAGCAGGGCGTGCGCGAGCTGGCAACTCAGGACAAATTAATCCTGGTGGCCGGACGCTATGAAGGTGTGGACGAGCGGGTAATAGAAGCCGATATCGACGAAGAATGGTCGGTGGGCGATTACGTGCTCAGTGGCGGCGAATTGCCGGCCATGGTGCTGATAGATGCGGTGGCCCGTCTGGTGCCCGGCGTATTGGGTGACATGGCCAGTGCGGAGCAGGACTCCTTCAGTGAAGGTTTGCTGGATCATCCTCACTACACCCGCCCCGAGCAGCTGGAGGGAATGGCCGTTCCCGAAGTGTTGCTCAGTGGCAACCACGCCGACATAGAGCGCTGGAGAATGCAGCAGTCGCTGGGCCGTACCTGGTTGAGAAGGCCGGAACTGCTTAACAACCTAGCTCTGACTGACGAGCAGGAACAGCTTCTTGCCCAATTTGTGCGCGAACAGCAGGACAAACAGTAG
- the mutH gene encoding DNA mismatch repair endonuclease MutH — MNTPISRPDSVATLLERARQLAGCSLAAVAGERGLPVPANLRRDKGWIGQLLELSLGASAGSKPEQDFPELGVELKTIPLDAAARPLETTFVCVAPLLDIAGLTWHTSNVRNKLSRVLWVPVIGERHTPPGDRLIGQPLLWTPSEEEEWLLRQDWEEIMELISLGRVQEITARHGQALQLRPKAANGRALTDAIGPDGGYIQTRPRGFYLKTGFTAALLARHFML; from the coding sequence TTGAACACCCCGATTTCCCGTCCCGACAGTGTTGCAACGTTACTGGAACGTGCCCGGCAACTGGCCGGTTGTTCACTGGCCGCGGTGGCCGGTGAACGGGGATTGCCGGTGCCGGCCAACCTGCGCCGGGACAAGGGCTGGATCGGTCAGTTACTGGAGCTGAGCCTGGGCGCCAGCGCCGGGTCCAAGCCCGAGCAGGACTTTCCCGAGCTGGGGGTAGAGCTCAAGACCATTCCGCTGGACGCCGCCGCCCGGCCACTGGAAACCACCTTCGTATGCGTGGCGCCGCTGCTCGATATTGCCGGCCTGACCTGGCACACCAGCAATGTGCGCAACAAGCTGTCCCGGGTGCTGTGGGTGCCGGTGATTGGCGAACGGCATACCCCTCCCGGTGATCGCCTGATTGGCCAGCCATTGCTGTGGACGCCGAGTGAGGAAGAAGAATGGCTGCTGCGCCAGGACTGGGAAGAGATCATGGAGCTGATAAGCCTGGGGCGGGTGCAGGAGATCACCGCCCGCCACGGCCAGGCCCTGCAACTGCGCCCCAAGGCCGCCAACGGTCGCGCCCTCACCGACGCCATCGGCCCCGACGGCGGTTATATTCAGACCCGGCCCCGGGGCTTTTATCTGAAAACCGGTTTCACCGCCGCCCTGCTGGCCCGGCACTTTATGCTGTGA